A window of Planctomycetota bacterium genomic DNA:
ATCACCTCGACAAGACCGGCCTCGCGGACAACACGATCGTCGTCTACCACAGCGATCACGGGGCCTATTCCGGCACGTTCGGCATCAACGAAAAGGCACCGGGCATCTGCTCCGAAGCGGTCTGTCGCGTGCCGATGCTGTGGCGGGTCCCAGGCATGACGCAGCCCGGCCATGTGAGCCCGGCACTGACGCACACCGTCGACCTCGCCCCGACCTTCGCCTGCCTCTGCGGCCTGCCGGCCATGCAAACGGTCGACGGCGAAGACCTCACGCCGCTGCTGCGGGGCGACGACGACGCCACCGTCCGTGACGTCGCCGTCACTGAGCACCCGTGGAGCAAGTCGCTCCGCTGGAAGCAGTGGCGGTTCGTCCACTACCAGCCCGAGATGTTCGACGCCGACGTCGGCGAGCTGTACGACATCGACAGCGACCCGCTCGAAACCACCAACCTCTACCACGATCCGGCCTCACAGGATGTCGTCAACGAATGCCGGCGGCGACTCCTCGAGTGGTTGATCGCCACAACCCGCATCGTCACCAGCCTCCCCGTCGTCCCGCCCGAGTCCGGCCCGTTCACCCACGCCACCGCCCCCGACGGCCGCCTCCGCCGCGACAACAACCCCCACGCCGCCCACGCCAGCGGCGGAACGCTCAACTATCTGTGACGAAGCCTCTTCCCGGCGGTTGCAACCTGTTGGACGGAAACACAAGTCGGCGAGGGCGTCACGCTGTTCCTGCAAAAAACACCCGCCGGCGTCGGCCAGCGGGTGCGTCGGTGTTGCTGGATTCCAGTCGAGTGCGATCAGCGTCGGCGGCGAAGGGCCACCAAACCGCCGAGACCCGCCAGCGCGAGCGACGTCGGCTCCGGCACGAGCTGAACGCGGATGTCGTCGACGGTGTAGAAGTCGATCGTCCCCGGCACGGCCGCGCGGTACGTGACCTGCGTGAACGGCGTGTCACTGATGAATCCCTGGAAGCCGTTGACCAAGTCGAACGTCTGGCCGTCGATCTCGACGAGGACGCTCGGGGCGACGTTGACCGCGTCGTTGACGGCACCGAACGCGAGGATCGGCACGTCGAACGTGAAAGTGACGTCGTCGAGGAAGCCCGGGTCGATGAAAACCTCAAGCGTCTCGCCAAGGATCTGGAAGTCGGTGTTGAACGCCGTCGACACCGTCGACGTGGCCGTTGCCGGAAGCGTCGGGTTCAGGTCAACAGGGCCGGCGTTCAGGGCGGTCCCCAGCTGCACATCGGCGACGCCGGTGAAGTCTTGGAAAATGTCCGGCGTGATGTCACTGGCGACAAACGTCTCGGTAACTACGGCCGAAGCACCACTCACGGCGCACAGGAGCGCTGCCGAAGCAACAATGGAATGTCGAATCATGGGTCTCTCTCTCTACCCTTCCCAGCCCGCCGGTTGTGCAGGCTGTCTGTTTGGCATGGAACGCCGCCGCACCGTAGAAAAAGCAAGTTGCCGTTGCAAGCGGAAACGGCCGGCTCCTCCAAATCCGACCGTGCTGCCTAGGCACTGACCAATGCCGGCTTCTGCGAGGTCCCTTTTCCAGCCTTGGCCGGCGACTGATCATCTGACTCCGAAGGCTTGGCCTTCTTCTCGGCGGTCGACTCGGTCTTGCCATACGTGCGGGCACGCGGCGGGATGAGGCTCGTGTCGACGGTGCCCCACTCGACGCTGGTGACGTTCGTGGCCGGGTCGTAGGTGGCGACCGTCGACTTCAGGAAGTTCGCGTCGTCGCGCTCGGGGAAGTCGGGCTTGTAGTGGGCACCACGGCTCTCGTCACGCATGCGGGCGGCCTTGGCGATGCCTTCGGCCATGACGATCATGTCGCGGACCGCGCGGGCGAACGAGAGGTTCTGGTTCGTCCACATGCCGGTATCGGACAGCTTCACCTTCTGGTACCGCTCCTTATACGACTGCAGGTCGCCGATGAGCGTGTCGAGCCGGTCGTTGTAGCGAACGACCGTGCAGTTGTTGGTCATGTTCAGGCCCATCTCCTGCCACAGCTCGTACGGATTCTCGTTGCCGTCGTTGCTGACGAGCCACTCCATGCGATCCTTCTCCTGCTTGGCGACGGCGTCGAAGGTGCTCTGGTCGATCGTGTCGACGCCGGGGGCGACGTCCTTAACGTAGTTCGCGACCGACTGGCCGCTGAAGAGGCCGTCGAAGATGCAACTGAGCAAGCTGTTCGCACCGAGGCGGTTGGCCCCGTGGTAGTGGACGACGGCCTCGCCCATGGCGTAGAGGCCCTTGATGTTGGTCATCATGTTGTCCGGGTGGCCGTGCTCCATGCCGCCGGTCTTGTCGTCCTTCTTGTAGCCTGCCCACAGCCCGCCCATGGAGTAGTGGATGGCCGGGAAGATCTTCATGGGCTCGCTCAGCGGGTCGACGCCGACGAACTTCTCGTAGATCTCGAGGATGCCCGCGAGCTTCTTCATCACGCCGTCACGGCCGATCTTCTGGACCTGGTCGCGAAGGTCGAGGTAGACCATGTTCCCACCGCCCACGCCGTAGCCGTCGAGGCAGGTCTGGAAGATCTCGCGCGTCGCAATGTCGCGTGGCACGAGGTTGCCGTACTTGGGGTACTTCTCTTCGAGGAAGTACCACCGCTCGTCTTCGGGGATGTCGTTGGGCTGGCGCTCGTCGCGCTGCTTGCGCGGCACCCAGACGCGACCCCCCTCGCCGCGAGCCGACTCGCTGATGAGCCGGCACTTGTCCTCGCCGGGGATGGCCGACGGGTGGACCTGCATCATCTCGGGGTTGGCGTACTTCGCCCCGGCCTGCATGCAGCGGCTGGCCGCCCCGCCGGTGCAGATGACGCTCATCGTGCTCTTGCCGAAGATCAGCCCGTTGCCGCCGGTCGCCATGACGACGGCATCACCCTTGAAGACGCGGATTTCCATCGTCCGCATGTCCTGACAGACCGCGCCGACGACGGTCTGCTCGCCGTCGACATCCTCGGTGATGGGCCACAGGAACTCCCAGAACTCGAACTTGTCGACCATGCCCTCGGCTTCGAAACGACGCGTCTGCTCGTCCAGGGCGTAGAGCAGCTGCTGTCCCGTCGTCGCACCGGAATAGAAGGTCCGCTTGAAGAGCGATCCGCCGAACATGCGGAGGGCACGTTGTCCCTCGGCCGTCCGGTTGAACGGCACGCCCATGCGGTCGAGCAGGTCGATGATCTTCGGGGCCGAGTTGGCCATCTCCAGCACCGGCGGCTGGTCGGCGAGGAAGTCGCCGCCGAGGACGGTCTCGTCGAAGTGGAGCCACTCGCTGTAACCCTGCTGTCGGGCGATGTCGTTGGTCGCATTGATGCCGCCCTGGGCACAGACGCTGTGCGACCGCTTGACCGGCACCATCGAGATCAGGTCGACTTTGATGCCCTGCTCGGCGAGCTTCACCGTGCAGGCCAAACCCGCCAAACCACCCCCGACGACCACTGCGCGCTTTTCCGTGCTCATGGCCCCATGTTACACGTGAGCGGAGGCGTTCACGAAGTCGTTTCAGCCGAATTGCGACCCGTCGCCACATCGACGACGGGCTGAAACGCGCTTGACTCTCGGCGGCATTTCGGCACCGTGAGCCGAGGGAGAGAGACGGCACTGCAGCCGACCGGCCGCGAAGGAGCGGTTTGGGAGCACGAGCTGCGTCGGTCTCTCCCACGTCTTCAGGAGAGACTGAATGGACAAGCACCTTTTTGCCGCAGTTGCCGTCGCGACTGCCGTCACGCCTGCGTTCGCGCAGGTCACCACCGGCCTGAGCGACGAGGCCACGTTCGCCGCCGCTAACCCGGGAGCCCTTCTCGAAGACTTCCAGGACGAGACGATCGGTTCGCTAGACCAAACCGTCCCGACGGTTTTTAACGGCTTCTCAACTCTGCCGAACGGCACGAGCACTTTTCTCAGCGACTACGAGATCGACGACGAGGTTCCTGGCTCAACCAATCTCGAGCTCGACCTGTTCATCGACAGCGATCCGACCTTCATCACGGAGTTCTTCTTCACGTTCGACGATCCGGTATCGGCGTTCGCCCTTCGGATCGACGACATCACTTTGAGCCAATCCACCTTCTTAAACGTGGCTGGTCAGAGTTTCGAGCTGCAAACCCTGCTGCCCGGCACCGACGATGAAGACTTCTTCACGTTCAGCAGCCCGACGCCGATCACCTCGTTCAGCTTCACTGTCGGCGGAGCCAACGGGTTCGACGGCATTTCGGTCGACAACGTTTACAGCGTGGTCGTTCCCGAGCCGACGAGCGTTGCGATGCTCGGCCTGGCCGCGACGGGGCTGCTGCGGCGTCGCCGCTGAGGCGAGTGGCTTTTGATTCTCTGTTTCGCGTGGAGCCTGCGACGCCGTCCGCTTGGACGGCGTCGTGGCTTTCTATCGCACGCTGAGCCGTAGACTTCCGGCGCGATGAGCGACATCCCTTGCTTCGTCGTCCTCATCGCCGTCGGCCTGTTTTTCGTCGCCGTTTTCATGCGTCGCGGCGAGACGATCGAGGACGAAGTGACCGACGACATCGACGTCTCCGACGACGGATCACGGCCGACCGACATCCCGCCGACGGTCCGCCGGCCCAGCGTGGACGAGAAAATGGTCAGCGTCCTTGAGACACGCAACACGGTCGAGGCCGATCTGCTGCGAAACGCTCTACTCCGCAACGACATTTACGCCTTCGTCTCCGGCGGATCGGCGGCCAACGTGCTGGGGCCGGCAGGTCTGGCTTCCGTCACGCTGCGAGTGCCGGATGGCGACCTGGAACGAGCCAAGCAAGTCATTGCCGAGACGCTGGCCGAGGTCAACGAACGACGCCAGGCCGGCGGCCGGCTCTTCTGCCCCGCCTGCGGCTACGACCTCCGAGGCCAATCCGAGCGCTGCCCCGAGTGCGGCCTGTCACTCTAAGACGCGGTCCGCGCTTCCTCACATCCGTCATCCTGAGCGAGCGGGGAGAGTCGAAGGACCTCGTCTGGCCGTCGGATCGGAGCCACTGCGAGGTCCCCTCGGCTGCGCTTGGGATGACGGATGACGCACGCTCACGCATCCAGAAATCGCCCGCGCTCGTCGGGCGTCATGACACGACAGCCGTCGGTCCTTCCGAACAGCCGATACCGAATCGCGGCCACGCGGTCGTAGACGAAATCGCGAAGGAACCGCGGCACGAAGCGCGTCGATGCCAGCCAGCGATAGCCCTCTAACCGACGCGACAGGGCCACGGCCGCGTCGCTCTTCACGTGCGCACGGGATCCATCGAGCAGGACCATGCTGTCGAAGTAATCGCCCGGCAGGCCGGCGTCGCGGAGCAACGTTTGACCCACCTCGCCCTGCAGCGTCGCGAAGTGGACACTCTGATCGCGATTGCGCTTGAGGGCGAATGACACGCCCCGATCGCACAGGCCGCAGGTGCCGTCGTAGAGCAGGATGGCACGGCCGTCGCGAAGGAGCTGTCGGGCGACGTCGACATTTTTCGTTTGGACCTCAGCAGCAGCGTCTTTAGGGTCCTGGTCCATGAACAAGCCCGCCCTTTCCGTTGCCGTTGCTGCTTTGCTCACCTGCGGCCTGCTTTCTGCTCCGACGTTTGCCGATCACCACGCGGCCGCAGAAGCGGCGTCGGTGCAAGTCGACCTGTCCGAGCCTAAGGCGACTGTGAAGTCGATGCTTCAGGCGGCGAGCAAGGGTGACGCGGCGGCGTTCGCCAAGACGATCGACACCCGCGACCCGCAGGTGAAGGAGATGCTCGACATCCTCTCGCCCATGGTCGTCGCCGCCGCCGAGTTCGGCTTGGCCACGATGGAGAAGTTCGGCCAGAGTGCCAACGCCGGCCCGATGGACATGGCGACCCTCGCAAAGCTCATCGACGGAGCCGAAGTCACCATCGACGGCGACACCGCCGTCGTCGAGGTCGTGAACGTGCCCGAGGAGTTCGAAGGCAAGGTCGACCTGGCGGAGTTGCGGCCGATGTCGCTGGTGCAGGTTGACGGCGAGTGGTACATCGACCCAATCTCCATGGAGATGGACCCAGCCGAGTTCGCCGGTCCGCAGGCCGAGCAGGCCAAGAAGGTGATTCCCGCGATGACCAAGGCGGTGAAAGACGTGACCGCCGGCGTCAAGGCGGGCGAGTACGAGTCGGTCGCCCAGGCCGAGGAAGCGCTTCAGGCGAAGATGATGCAGGCCATGATGCAGGCGATGCAAGGCGGCATGGGGGAGTGAGCGGACCTGCAGACCGTCACGCCATCAGTGCGTCCCAGCCGCGGGCCTACGGCCCGCAGGTTCGAAAACGCGACACAAACGGTCCATCGTCACACCTGCGGGCCGTAGGCCCGCGGCTGCGGGACGTCTGTATGGATCATGGATGTTGGGTCGATTGAGTGGCTGGCTCGTCGCTCTCAATCTTGAGAAAGAGGATCGCTGGGATGAGCAGGATGACAACCTGGCGGAGGTAGAAGTTAAGCAGCCAGAGCGAGTCCGAAAAATCCGAATCCATGATCGGGCGTAGCTCCATTACCACGATGGTGAGGCCCCAGACGAGCAGATACGTGGCGCAAAGCCACCCAAGCTGAACGACCGGCAGCTGTTGCTGGAACGCCAGTCGCACTGCGTAAGCGCAAATGGTGATCGTCACGATTAGCCGCGGAAGTTCCAGCATGAGCGTGCGCAGCGTGCCCGGAACTTGGAGCAGCCCGGGATCCGTCAGAATCCACCTCCACCCCATACCAAAGCGCAGCAGTTGCGACATGTGCCATATCGCAACGAGCCACACCACGATCGTCAGCCAACCCGGCCTCGCCGTGTCGGGCTCGGCGGTGTAGGCGAGCGTGCGGGGTTCTGGTTCGGTCACGGCCTCAGTCTGCCGCGACCGCCGCGCCGTGCCAAGCTTGCAGCGGCGTGACCTGCCAGTCCGTCTCACGCAACGCGCGAATCGCCCCGGCCCAGGCGTCGGCGGCGGTGAGCGTCGTGACGATCGGCACGCGGGCGCGGAACGCCGCGGCGCGGATCTTGGCTTCGTCGGTGCCGGCACCCTTGCGCGTCGGCGTGTTGACGATCAGGTCGACCTCGCCGTTGGCGACCAGGTCCAGTAGGTTCGGCCGGACGTGCTCGGCAATCTTGTTGACCAGCGTCGCCTCGACGCCCGCCTGCGTGAGCGTGTCGAGCGTGCCCTTGGTCGCGATCAGCTTGAAGCCCAGCTCCGCAAACTTCCGCGCGATCGGCACGACGGCGTCGTGGTCGTCGGGACGCACGCTGACGAACAGTGTCCCGCCGTCCGGCAGCTTCGACCCCTCGGCCATGATCGCCTTGGCGTACGCCAGCGGGAAGTTGGCGTCGATGCCCATGACCTCGCCGGTGCTCTTCATCTCCGGGCCGAGGATGATGTCGGTACCGGGGAACTTGGCGAACGGGAAGACGGCCTCCTTGACGGCGACGTGATCGAACGGCGGCGTCTCCTCGACGCCAAGCTCGTCGAGCGACTGGCCCATCATCACCTTGGCTGCGATGCGTGCCCAGTTGACGCCGGTCGCCTTGCCGACGAACGGCACGGTGCGCGAGGCCCGCGGGTTGACCTCGATGACGAAGACCTCGCCGTCCTTGACCGCGTACTGCACGTTCATCAGGCCACGGACCTGCAAGGCTTTCGCGAGCTCGTGCGTCTGGCTTTTGAGTTCCGCGACGACATTCGCCGACAGCGAGTGCGGCGGCAGCACGCAGGCGGAGTCTCCCGAGTGGATGCCGGCCTCCTCGATGTGCTCCATCACCCCGGCGATGACGCTCCGACCCTCCTCCCTCATCCTTACTCCTTCCTCCCTTACGCGGTAATCCGCGACGCAGTCCACGTCCACCTCCGTCGCTCCGTCGAGGAACTTGTCAACGAGGATCGGCGAGTCGGCGATACCGGTCAGACCCGCGGCATCGAGGGCGCTCGTCATGTACCGATCGAGGGCGGCCTCGTCGTAAACGATCTCCATCGCCCGGCCGCCAAGGACGAAGCTGGGGCGGACGAGCACCGGGTAGCCGACGTCATTCGCAATGGCTTTGGCTTCCTCAACGCTGCGTGCGATGCCGTTGGCGGGTTGCTTCAGGCCGAGCTGTTGAATGAGGTCGCGAAACTGTTCGCGTGATCCCGCGCGATGGATGGCGTCGACGCTCGTGCCCAGGATCGGGACACCGGCTTCTTCCAGACCCTTTGCGAGATTCAACGGAGTCTGCCCACCGAACTGGACGACGACACCCTTCACCAACTCTCGCGAACCCTGAG
This region includes:
- a CDS encoding PEP-CTERM sorting domain-containing protein, yielding MIRHSIVASAALLCAVSGASAVVTETFVASDITPDIFQDFTGVADVQLGTALNAGPVDLNPTLPATATSTVSTAFNTDFQILGETLEVFIDPGFLDDVTFTFDVPILAFGAVNDAVNVAPSVLVEIDGQTFDLVNGFQGFISDTPFTQVTYRAAVPGTIDFYTVDDIRVQLVPEPTSLALAGLGGLVALRRRR
- the sdhA gene encoding succinate dehydrogenase flavoprotein subunit, which codes for MSTEKRAVVVGGGLAGLACTVKLAEQGIKVDLISMVPVKRSHSVCAQGGINATNDIARQQGYSEWLHFDETVLGGDFLADQPPVLEMANSAPKIIDLLDRMGVPFNRTAEGQRALRMFGGSLFKRTFYSGATTGQQLLYALDEQTRRFEAEGMVDKFEFWEFLWPITEDVDGEQTVVGAVCQDMRTMEIRVFKGDAVVMATGGNGLIFGKSTMSVICTGGAASRCMQAGAKYANPEMMQVHPSAIPGEDKCRLISESARGEGGRVWVPRKQRDERQPNDIPEDERWYFLEEKYPKYGNLVPRDIATREIFQTCLDGYGVGGGNMVYLDLRDQVQKIGRDGVMKKLAGILEIYEKFVGVDPLSEPMKIFPAIHYSMGGLWAGYKKDDKTGGMEHGHPDNMMTNIKGLYAMGEAVVHYHGANRLGANSLLSCIFDGLFSGQSVANYVKDVAPGVDTIDQSTFDAVAKQEKDRMEWLVSNDGNENPYELWQEMGLNMTNNCTVVRYNDRLDTLIGDLQSYKERYQKVKLSDTGMWTNQNLSFARAVRDMIVMAEGIAKAARMRDESRGAHYKPDFPERDDANFLKSTVATYDPATNVTSVEWGTVDTSLIPPRARTYGKTESTAEKKAKPSESDDQSPAKAGKGTSQKPALVSA
- a CDS encoding PEP-CTERM sorting domain-containing protein, yielding MDKHLFAAVAVATAVTPAFAQVTTGLSDEATFAAANPGALLEDFQDETIGSLDQTVPTVFNGFSTLPNGTSTFLSDYEIDDEVPGSTNLELDLFIDSDPTFITEFFFTFDDPVSAFALRIDDITLSQSTFLNVAGQSFELQTLLPGTDDEDFFTFSSPTPITSFSFTVGGANGFDGISVDNVYSVVVPEPTSVAMLGLAATGLLRRRR
- a CDS encoding DUF2007 domain-containing protein; this encodes MSDIPCFVVLIAVGLFFVAVFMRRGETIEDEVTDDIDVSDDGSRPTDIPPTVRRPSVDEKMVSVLETRNTVEADLLRNALLRNDIYAFVSGGSAANVLGPAGLASVTLRVPDGDLERAKQVIAETLAEVNERRQAGGRLFCPACGYDLRGQSERCPECGLSL
- a CDS encoding DCC1-like thiol-disulfide oxidoreductase family protein; this encodes MDQDPKDAAAEVQTKNVDVARQLLRDGRAILLYDGTCGLCDRGVSFALKRNRDQSVHFATLQGEVGQTLLRDAGLPGDYFDSMVLLDGSRAHVKSDAAVALSRRLEGYRWLASTRFVPRFLRDFVYDRVAAIRYRLFGRTDGCRVMTPDERGRFLDA
- the carB gene encoding carbamoyl-phosphate synthase large subunit — translated: VIRAVGVETGGSNIQFAVNPENGDMVVVEMNPRVSRSSALASKATGFPIAKIAAKLAVGYTLDELPNDITGTTSACFEPTIDYVVVKMPRWTFEKFPETDETLTTQMKSVGEAMAIGRTFKEALQKAIRSMEVGRFGLGLDSHDKSLAIHASPDRQGGVSDGRPEPLAHAQGSQPEYPIAEEKLNRKLAVPSQGRLYYVRYALKMGWSVEKVHELSRIDPWFLEQIAELAESEHYMAKVSRGLERDGDTFRLSDLLEFEEARGDWDITEMYKSVKGRGYSDVQIGLALGKHPLLIRNWRHMFGHTDVTTHASYKLVDTCAAEFEAKTPYYYSTYELPFKTLPLPEPRKPSNESAFDDEIRVTDRPKVIIIGGGPNRIGQGIEFDYCCCQAAFAVKELGGGVESVMINSNPETVSTDYDTSDLLFFEPLTHEDVLNICERLNGGPFGRSHASPDREGGVSDSRSEPLVHAQGSRELVKGVVVQFGGQTPLNLAKGLEEAGVPILGTSVDAIHRAGSREQFRDLIQQLGLKQPANGIARSVEEAKAIANDVGYPVLVRPSFVLGGRAMEIVYDEAALDRYMTSALDAAGLTGIADSPILVDKFLDGATEVDVDCVADYRVREEGVRMREEGRSVIAGVMEHIEEAGIHSGDSACVLPPHSLSANVVAELKSQTHELAKALQVRGLMNVQYAVKDGEVFVIEVNPRASRTVPFVGKATGVNWARIAAKVMMGQSLDELGVEETPPFDHVAVKEAVFPFAKFPGTDIILGPEMKSTGEVMGIDANFPLAYAKAIMAEGSKLPDGGTLFVSVRPDDHDAVVPIARKFAELGFKLIATKGTLDTLTQAGVEATLVNKIAEHVRPNLLDLVANGEVDLIVNTPTRKGAGTDEAKIRAAAFRARVPIVTTLTAADAWAGAIRALRETDWQVTPLQAWHGAAVAAD